Proteins from a single region of Antricoccus suffuscus:
- a CDS encoding thioesterase family protein produces MTNVAAHRFDQAIALESRGANRVACKLDSGWSLPGDFFNGGYLHSLTINAAREITGVHPDPVAVSSTFLAPPKAGEVEVEVTTLSAGKSVTSALATMTQGGKPMVMSMVTLADLSTNTERAPGAPEGTNYTPFPDVPTPEECRPMQPDRRNSPLDGVLEFLTVPGFEDWVEKKWSPDPRILMWARFRDGRPADTLCLPGLSDMGPPPSLRQGRMGWIPTLQLHVGTFARPTGSWILMDMFGSPYTGKYVCEDVDMWDESGVLVARARQEAVAPRPQTRSPLADTKSGH; encoded by the coding sequence ATGACAAATGTTGCCGCCCATCGCTTCGACCAGGCGATCGCCCTGGAGAGTCGCGGAGCAAACCGCGTCGCGTGCAAGCTTGACTCCGGCTGGAGTCTGCCGGGCGACTTCTTCAACGGCGGATATCTGCACTCGCTGACGATCAACGCGGCCCGGGAGATCACCGGCGTGCACCCCGATCCGGTCGCGGTGTCCTCGACGTTCCTCGCGCCGCCCAAGGCCGGCGAGGTCGAAGTAGAGGTGACGACGCTGAGCGCCGGGAAGTCCGTCACGTCGGCACTAGCGACGATGACCCAAGGCGGCAAGCCGATGGTGATGTCGATGGTGACCCTCGCTGATTTGTCGACCAACACCGAACGAGCACCGGGAGCGCCCGAGGGTACGAATTACACGCCGTTCCCCGACGTGCCCACTCCCGAGGAGTGCCGTCCGATGCAGCCGGACCGCAGAAATTCTCCGCTGGACGGCGTTCTCGAGTTCCTCACCGTGCCGGGGTTCGAGGACTGGGTCGAGAAGAAGTGGTCCCCGGACCCGCGGATCCTTATGTGGGCGCGTTTCCGGGACGGACGGCCGGCCGACACGCTGTGCCTGCCAGGCCTGTCGGACATGGGGCCACCCCCGTCGCTGCGCCAGGGTCGGATGGGCTGGATCCCTACGTTGCAGCTTCATGTGGGCACGTTTGCGCGGCCCACCGGCTCATGGATCTTGATGGACATGTTCGGGTCGCCGTATACGGGGAAGTACGTCTGCGAGGACGTTGACATGTGGGACGAGAGCGGTGTGCTCGTCGCGCGGGCCCGTCAAGAAGCGGTAGCACCACGACCACAGACGCGGTCTCCGCTTGCCGACACGAAAAGCGGTCACTAG
- a CDS encoding ABC transporter ATP-binding protein — MNPGNAQSPVPTGAVFRARGLVKSYQRGADTVTALDRVDLQLEYGEVVALVGPSGSGKSTLLNVLCGWERPDAGTLDWDDDLGGARADRMRWDQLAVVPQSLALLAELQGAENVLLPARTRKQIAQWTQPAGDLMERFGIDQLAKRLPDQMSLGEQQRCSVARALLLSPNLLLADEPTAHQDSGWTEVLFTAMRDLAAHHGACLIATHNPATWQYADRIVSMADGRLTEGAPADHI, encoded by the coding sequence GTGAATCCTGGTAACGCGCAATCGCCGGTGCCGACGGGCGCGGTGTTCCGCGCCCGCGGACTGGTCAAGAGCTATCAACGCGGTGCGGACACCGTTACCGCCCTAGATCGTGTAGACCTGCAACTCGAGTACGGCGAGGTAGTCGCGCTCGTCGGACCAAGCGGGTCTGGCAAAAGTACCCTGCTCAACGTGTTGTGCGGATGGGAGCGTCCCGACGCCGGCACCCTCGACTGGGACGACGATCTAGGTGGCGCCCGCGCCGACCGGATGCGCTGGGACCAGCTCGCCGTCGTACCGCAGTCGCTCGCGCTACTCGCCGAGCTCCAGGGTGCCGAAAACGTCCTATTGCCGGCGCGCACCCGGAAGCAGATCGCGCAATGGACGCAGCCGGCCGGCGATCTGATGGAGCGGTTCGGCATTGATCAACTCGCCAAGCGGCTCCCCGACCAGATGTCGCTCGGGGAACAGCAGCGCTGTTCCGTCGCCCGGGCCCTGCTACTAAGCCCAAACCTGTTGCTCGCCGACGAACCCACCGCACATCAGGACTCCGGCTGGACCGAGGTGCTGTTCACAGCCATGCGCGACCTCGCCGCGCATCACGGTGCCTGCCTGATCGCCACGCACAACCCGGCCACGTGGCAGTACGCCGATCGCATCGTGTCCATGGCTGACGGGCGACTCACCGAGGGCGCGCCCGCCGACCACATCTAG
- a CDS encoding ABC transporter ATP-binding protein, producing MATNPAPLAAQVDAIGKTYFAYDEQVQALQDVSKDFPAAAITTIVGPSGSGKSSLLRILACLDRPTTGSAVVAQHDLAHLSPRRRRALRRTSVAYMFQDPIHNLLEYLPAIEQLDLAARLRGRVVPRERQLELLETLGMGHRHDHLPVELSGGEQQRLAVACAVVGGPALVIADEPTAELDSRSAELVLDAFANLRSTGVAFLLASHDPQVVDRTDHLLRLERGQVSESW from the coding sequence TTGGCGACTAACCCCGCTCCACTGGCCGCGCAGGTTGACGCGATCGGCAAGACCTACTTCGCCTACGACGAACAGGTGCAGGCGCTTCAGGATGTCAGCAAGGACTTCCCTGCTGCGGCGATCACGACGATCGTCGGCCCATCCGGGTCGGGCAAGTCGTCACTGCTTCGGATCCTCGCGTGTCTGGACCGCCCGACGACGGGTTCGGCGGTGGTCGCACAACACGACCTTGCGCATTTGAGCCCCCGCCGGCGTCGTGCGTTGCGACGTACGTCCGTCGCCTACATGTTCCAGGACCCGATCCACAATCTTCTTGAGTACCTGCCTGCCATCGAGCAGCTAGATTTGGCCGCGCGGCTTCGTGGCAGGGTCGTGCCACGCGAGCGACAGTTAGAGCTGCTGGAGACCCTAGGCATGGGGCATCGGCACGATCACCTGCCGGTCGAGCTATCCGGCGGCGAGCAGCAGCGCCTCGCTGTCGCGTGCGCAGTCGTCGGCGGTCCCGCGCTCGTGATCGCCGACGAACCCACCGCCGAGCTTGACTCGCGCTCCGCTGAACTCGTCCTCGACGCCTTCGCGAATCTGCGCTCGACCGGGGTGGCGTTCCTGCTCGCCTCACACGATCCGCAGGTGGTCGACCGGACAGATCATCTGCTGCGCCTGGAAAGGGGGCAGGTCAGTGAATCCTGGTAA
- a CDS encoding FtsX-like permease family protein: MSEARVDSRASHGAPPANRGARSGGSLLSLPPWTRAPRLALRTPAVIVAVIIASAILACASASASLFVSSATSEALRLNMGQFCPTASYPAIKSQVDYTKLPTEDDGTIDFSKASGIIAKLAPQATKVAELRDAMRAHGLAAPELFAHSGNIMPSGTNKIAVNLLYGDHALQNVTITEKSDLPGFYVPQTVAKYMGVHAGDTIQLSNESITVAGVYQNLFGQPIRPYWCIDRALFDNAASASTPPPDILIATSEALYFDKASPSSFARLTSPVDRADSSLSDAHDWQDAVDAVLSTTAAAKNPLNGIAADSNLEDSIKDVTLVRAGLVGPIVPIAIGGSMLALFLVGAAGSYWADRRFNEVRMLASRGVGAGGLALKAGLELIIPAAVGTILGLGAAYFIVRALGPSSVFDRNALPYAGLTAAFGFILGILVMAMVAGIRGRGHVEKTLGRKRTIWSMLPWELLLLVAAGACWWALDSGGAVTVDRKIPVLSVLVLAFPLLFLVGASAFVVRLLILVLPVARKLGGRAGTALFLAVSRISASKVISGVVLAALAMPVAMTLYAAGLTDSIKHTLDAKGHVYVGAETAVQTVGTIKPGSKAAGLGTVVDRYEYIKVDGENAELLTIDPKTFAANAYWDDSFADASLPQLVDKLTAPAKNGVIPAIVVRAPGATSITLGDDNTKIAITVIDAPKAFPGIHQNAPLVIVARGQLPDIPQSAGLKQELWTPVDVNVAQKAFAAQELPIYNAFTPDSVLDVANVLSISWTFDYLQALAALSGVIAIGGLLLYVETRSRTRIASYAMARRMGLRRSTHFQSLLIEFAVLVGFAALCGAALSYVAARIVNPMLELSPLRPPAPIFTAPTGALLLTAGVAIIIAVGTALYAQSAADRAKLSEVLRLGD; encoded by the coding sequence TTGAGTGAGGCGCGAGTGGACAGTCGCGCCTCTCATGGCGCGCCGCCTGCAAACCGCGGCGCGAGATCCGGCGGATCGCTGCTCTCCCTGCCACCGTGGACCCGCGCTCCACGACTTGCGCTTCGTACGCCGGCCGTCATCGTCGCGGTCATCATTGCGAGCGCGATCCTGGCGTGCGCCAGCGCGTCGGCGAGCCTGTTCGTGTCGTCGGCAACCTCCGAGGCGTTGCGCCTCAACATGGGTCAGTTCTGCCCTACCGCGTCGTACCCGGCGATCAAGTCGCAAGTCGACTACACCAAGCTCCCCACCGAGGATGACGGCACCATTGACTTCTCCAAGGCGTCCGGGATTATCGCGAAGCTCGCGCCGCAGGCGACCAAGGTCGCCGAACTCCGCGACGCTATGCGCGCTCACGGTCTTGCCGCACCGGAGCTATTCGCGCACAGCGGCAACATCATGCCCTCGGGCACGAACAAGATCGCGGTCAACCTGCTCTACGGAGATCATGCGCTTCAAAACGTCACGATCACAGAGAAGTCTGACCTACCGGGTTTCTATGTGCCGCAGACGGTCGCCAAATACATGGGCGTACACGCCGGCGACACGATCCAGCTCTCCAACGAGTCCATCACCGTGGCAGGCGTCTATCAGAATCTCTTCGGACAGCCCATCCGCCCATACTGGTGCATCGACAGGGCACTGTTTGACAACGCCGCGTCCGCAAGTACTCCGCCACCGGACATCCTGATCGCCACCTCCGAAGCGCTCTATTTCGACAAGGCCTCTCCTTCGTCGTTCGCGCGACTCACCAGCCCGGTCGATCGCGCCGACTCCTCGCTATCTGACGCGCATGACTGGCAGGACGCGGTTGACGCCGTACTGAGTACGACGGCCGCGGCGAAGAACCCCCTCAACGGTATTGCCGCCGACAGCAATCTTGAAGACTCGATTAAAGACGTCACTCTCGTGCGCGCCGGATTGGTCGGTCCGATCGTGCCGATCGCCATCGGCGGCAGCATGCTCGCACTGTTCCTGGTCGGCGCCGCCGGAAGCTACTGGGCGGATCGACGGTTCAACGAGGTCCGCATGCTCGCCTCCCGAGGCGTCGGTGCCGGCGGCCTCGCGCTGAAAGCGGGGCTTGAGCTCATCATTCCGGCCGCGGTCGGCACCATCCTTGGCTTAGGCGCGGCGTACTTCATCGTGCGCGCGCTCGGGCCGTCCAGCGTGTTCGACCGCAACGCCCTGCCCTACGCAGGGCTCACCGCTGCATTTGGATTCATTCTCGGCATACTGGTCATGGCCATGGTCGCGGGCATCCGGGGGCGTGGGCATGTCGAAAAGACCCTGGGGCGCAAGAGAACAATCTGGTCGATGCTGCCGTGGGAGCTTCTCCTGCTCGTGGCCGCGGGCGCCTGCTGGTGGGCTCTCGACTCGGGTGGAGCGGTGACGGTCGACCGCAAGATACCCGTGCTCAGCGTGCTCGTACTCGCTTTCCCGCTGCTGTTCTTGGTGGGCGCATCGGCGTTTGTCGTGCGACTACTCATCCTCGTCTTACCAGTCGCGCGCAAGCTCGGTGGTCGCGCCGGTACCGCGCTCTTCCTCGCCGTGAGCCGCATCAGCGCGTCCAAAGTGATTTCCGGCGTCGTACTGGCCGCACTCGCGATGCCGGTCGCCATGACGCTGTACGCCGCCGGGTTGACGGACAGCATCAAGCACACCCTCGATGCCAAGGGACACGTCTATGTCGGCGCCGAAACTGCGGTGCAGACCGTCGGCACGATCAAACCGGGCAGCAAGGCCGCGGGCCTCGGGACCGTTGTCGACCGCTACGAATACATCAAGGTCGACGGCGAAAACGCCGAACTGCTGACCATCGACCCCAAGACCTTCGCCGCCAACGCCTACTGGGACGACTCTTTCGCCGATGCGTCACTCCCGCAGCTGGTGGATAAGCTCACTGCTCCGGCGAAGAACGGCGTAATCCCAGCGATCGTGGTCCGAGCTCCCGGCGCTACGTCGATCACTCTCGGCGACGACAACACTAAGATCGCGATCACCGTGATCGACGCTCCGAAGGCCTTCCCTGGTATACATCAGAACGCGCCCCTGGTGATCGTCGCGCGCGGACAGCTCCCAGACATTCCACAGTCGGCCGGGCTCAAACAGGAGCTGTGGACTCCGGTAGACGTCAACGTGGCACAAAAGGCATTTGCCGCCCAAGAACTGCCGATCTACAACGCTTTCACGCCGGACAGCGTCCTCGACGTGGCCAATGTGCTGTCCATCTCCTGGACCTTCGACTACCTGCAAGCGCTGGCCGCGCTTAGCGGGGTCATCGCGATAGGCGGACTGTTGCTCTATGTCGAGACCCGCAGCCGCACCCGGATCGCGTCGTACGCCATGGCACGACGAATGGGACTGCGACGATCCACCCACTTCCAGTCACTGCTGATCGAGTTTGCCGTGCTCGTGGGCTTCGCCGCATTGTGTGGCGCGGCCCTCTCGTACGTCGCTGCACGGATCGTCAATCCGATGCTCGAGCTGAGCCCGTTGCGACCACCCGCTCCGATTTTCACCGCACCGACCGGTGCGCTACTGCTGACCGCGGGAGTCGCGATCATCATTGCGGTTGGTACGGCGCTTTATGCACAAAGTGCTGCCGACCGCGCGAAGCTGTCCGAGGTGTTGCGCCTTGGCGACTAA